Proteins found in one Choristoneura fumiferana chromosome 16, NRCan_CFum_1, whole genome shotgun sequence genomic segment:
- the LOC141436571 gene encoding ATP synthase subunit s, mitochondrial-like, giving the protein MWSAAVRYPLRAPKTISQAGQTRSFWEYVNMMFNKPDPERIRLVGPDRACAEWVLRNGGKVVWVSGETLADYNMLPSDDHKVPNWQALKGLSFGRDSLTHVQISKCPDVSDTGLKDLTALHKLETLVLFDLTNVNNMDDCKQYLSSQLPKCKIQESADVVN; this is encoded by the exons ATGTGGTCAGCAGCAGTTCGTTAT CCCTTACGTGCTCCAAAAACGATATCACAGGCTGGTCAAACCAGGTCCTTTTGGGAATATGTAAACATGATGTTTAATAAACCGGACCCAGAACGTATAAGGCTTGTGGGTCCGGATCGTGCTTGCGCCGAGTGGGTGCTGCGAAATGGTGGTAAAGTGGTGTGGGTTAGTGGTGAGACACTAGCCGACTACAACATGCTACCTTCAGATGATCACAAGGTCCCAAACTGGCA GGCTTTAAAAGGATTGTCTTTTGGTAGAGACTCATTGACTCATGTACAAATTTCCAAATGCCCTGATGTGAGCGACACAGGACTCAAAGACCTCACAGCTTTGCATAAACTGGAGACTTTAGTCTTGTTTGATTTAACAAATGTTAACAACATGGATGACTGCAAGCAATACTTATCATCACAATTACCTAAGTGTAAAATACAAG AATCAGCAGATGTTGTCAATTGA